In Mustela lutreola isolate mMusLut2 chromosome 1, mMusLut2.pri, whole genome shotgun sequence, one genomic interval encodes:
- the LOC131826450 gene encoding MORF4 family-associated protein 1, with protein MRPLDIVELAEPEEVEVLEPEEDFEQFLLPVINEMREDIAALTREHGRAYLRNRSKLWEMDNMLIQIKTQVEASEESALNHLQNPGDGVDGRAAKRCEKAEEKAKEIAKMAEMLVELVRRIERSESS; from the coding sequence ATGCGGCCCTTGGACATCGTCGAGCTGGCGGAGCCCGAGGAGGTGGAAGTGCTGGAGCCCGAGGAGGACTTCGAGCAGTTCCTCCTGCCCGTCATCAACGAGATGCGCGAGGACATCGCGGCCCTCACGCGGGAGCACGGCAGAGCCTACCTGCGGAACAGAAGCAAGCTGTGGGAGATGGACAATATGCTCATCCAGATCAAAACGCAGGTGGAGGCCTCGGAGGAGAGCGCCCTCAACCATCTGCAGAACCCCGGCGACGGCGTGGACGGCAGGGCGGCCAAGAGATGCGAGAAGGCCGAGGAGAAGGCCAAGGAGATCGCGAAGATGGCAGAGATGCTGGTGGAGCTGGTGCGGCGGATAGAGAGAAGCGAGTCGTCCTGA